The Polaribacter sp. KT25b genome contains the following window.
CAAAAGCATCTTTGGTTACAACAACCATATCTACTCCTTCTGTATCTTCTAAAGTATCAAAAAAAGACTGTGCATTTGTTACAATTGGTGTAACAATAAATGCTATTAACATTATTATTTTTTTCATAATTTCTGTGTTTACTTATTTTACTATTTTTACTTGGTTTTATTTTAATATTTTTTTTACAGTATCTTCATAAGTATATAAGGTTGCAACTGCTTTTTCTCCTTTTTTAAGATTGGTAGAAAGTAATCTTAATCCTTTACTTATTTGATCAAATTGTTTTAATGCTTGGTATCTTTCGTATTCTTGTTTACCAATAAATACGCTAAATAATAACACTATTGATGCTGCTACAGATAACCATTTATAGTTTCTTCTTTTATTAGATTTCTTAGGTTCTAACTCAATGGTTTTTGTGTAAGTTTCAGCTTTTATAGCAGCAAAATAATTAAACATATACGCATACTCTTGCAAATGTGGTGCAACAGAACCTTCTTTAAAATAGTTTTTTAAGGTTGTTTCTTCTTGCAAAGTAGTTTCTGCATTTAAATATTTTTCTACTAATTTTTCTATGTTAGCTAACTCCATAGTTGTGTTTTTTAATTAATTCTTCTCTAATTGTTTTTCTTGCTCTAGATAATGCAACTCTTACAGCTGTTGGTTTCATGTCTACCATTTTACAGATTTCATCAAAATCATATTCTTCTATATCTCTTAGTTGAATTATAATTTTTTGTTGCTCTGGCAATTTTTCTATCAATAAATGTACTTGGTTTACACTGTCTTGATATTCCATTTGTTTATCTAAAGACGTATCTTTTTCTTTATAATTACTGTGTACTAGTGTTAAATTACTTGCTTGTTTGCTTTTTAAACGATCAAAACAATAATTTTTTGTCATGGTCATTGCAAATGCTTCAACATTATTATAATCAGCAATTTTTTCTTTGCTTCTCCATAATTTAAAAATCAGTTCTTGAGTAGCATCTTCAGCTTCTTCTGTAGAAACTAAGAGTCTTTTCGCTAATCTAAAGACCTTATCTTTAAACGGTAAAACAACTTTTAAAAAGTCTGATTGGTTCATTTGGTTTATTTGTTTTTCTGATATTTTTTCATCTCTTATATCAGGTTACATAATTAAGACGATGCATCATTTATTTTGTTACAACGATGCTATAAAAAACACTAAATATGATTAAATTGCGTTAATTTAACGACTTTAACGTCGTAATTTCTTAAGAGTTTTTTACAGTAATTTTCATCAAACAAAAATATGAACACCTATTTTACAATAAATAAAACACTTATAATCTGTATTTTATCAATAGTAACTCTTTTTTCTTCTTGCGAAAAAGAAAAAGCATACTCAATAGAAACAACTATAAATGATGATATTAATTATTTTATTTGGGAAGGTTTAAACAACTATTATTTATGGCAAAAAGATGTGCCTAATTTATCTGATGACAAATTTTCTAACTTAAATGACTTATATATCAATTTTAAAGGATATTCTTCTCCAGAAGCTGTTTTTGAAAGTTTATTAAATAGACCTGAAGATCGGTTTTCTTGGATTGTAAATGATTATGTTGCTTTAGAAAATTCTTTTCAGGGAATTAATCTTAGTAACGGAATGGAGTTTGGTTTGGTAGAATATAAAAATAACTCTAACAAAATATTTGGATATGTGCGTTATGTTATTGAAAATTCTGATGCTGCAACTAATGGAATTTCCAGAGGAATGATTTTTAATTACATTAATGACTCTCAATTAACCTATGATAATTATGAAGCTTTATTATTTAGTAATACTACTAATTATACTGTTGGTTTTGCTAATTATAATGATGGAAATCCTATTTTTAATAACAACACTATTTCTTTATCAAAAGTAGAATTACAAGAAAATCCTGTTGC
Protein-coding sequences here:
- a CDS encoding RNA polymerase sigma factor, translated to MNQSDFLKVVLPFKDKVFRLAKRLLVSTEEAEDATQELIFKLWRSKEKIADYNNVEAFAMTMTKNYCFDRLKSKQASNLTLVHSNYKEKDTSLDKQMEYQDSVNQVHLLIEKLPEQQKIIIQLRDIEEYDFDEICKMVDMKPTAVRVALSRARKTIREELIKKHNYGVS